The following are encoded together in the Schistocerca americana isolate TAMUIC-IGC-003095 chromosome 6, iqSchAmer2.1, whole genome shotgun sequence genome:
- the LOC124620201 gene encoding uncharacterized protein LOC124620201 has product MEEASQDLEAKAAESPMDAVKMGETCGEIDQGAHDGVVDAGEIDAVCGNKVEGTAECPVNAARMEQAHQDLQKKIVESRMGAAKMGETCGEIEEGADESLDDNAEIDRGCGNEEEGAAKGLVNAADMEEASQDLEEKAAESPMDAVKMGETCGEIDEGAHDGVVDAGEIDAVCGSEVEGTAECLVNAARMERAHQDLQEKIVESRMDAAKMGETCGEIEEGADESLDDNAEIDKGCGNEEEGAAKGLVNAADMEEASQDLEEKAAESPMDAVKMGETCGEIDEGAHDGVVDAGEIDAVCGNEVEGTAECPVNAARMEQAHQDLQEKIVESRMGAAKMGETCGEIEEGADESLDDNAEIDKGCGNEEEGAAKGLVNAADMEEASQDLEEKAAESPMDAVKMGETCGEIDEGAHDGVVDAGEIDAVCGNEVEGTAESPVNAARMEQAHQDLQEKIVESRMDAAKMGETCGEIEEGADESLDDNAEIDKGCGNEEEGAAKGLVNAADMEEASQDLEEKAAESPMDAVKMGETCGEIDEGAHDGVVDAGEIDAVCGNEVEGTAECPVNAARMEQAHQDLQEKIVESRMGAAKMGETCGEIEEGADESLDDNAEIDKGCGNEEEGAAKGLVNAADMEEANQDLEEKAAESPMDAVKMGETCGEIDEGAHDGVVDAGEIDAVCGNEVEGTAECLVNAARMERAHQDLQEKIVESRMDAAKMGETCEDIDEGADDCVVDAAEIDTVCGDEDEGAAECLMITARMEQAHQDLQEKIVESRMGATKMGETCGEIEEGADESLEDDAEIDKVCGNEEESAAKGLVNAADMEKAHQDLEEDAAESLMDASKKEEVRVDVEEGAAKSPCSQPSGAACTH; this is encoded by the coding sequence ATGGAAGAAGCGAGTCAAGATTTAGAAGCGAAGGCAGCTGAGAGTCCCATGGATGCTGTCAAGATGGGCGAAACATGTGGAGAGATTGATCAAGGGGCACATGATGGTGTTGTGGATGCTGGTGAGATTGACGCAGTATGTGGAAATAAGGTTGAAGGGACAGCTGAGTGTCCAGTGAATGCAGCCAGGATGGAACAAGCCCATCAAGATTTACAGAAGAAGATAGTTGAAAGTCgcatgggtgctgccaagatgggtgAAACATGTGGAGAGATTGAGGAAGGGGCAGATGAGAGCCTCGATGATAATGCTGAGATTGACAGAGGATGTGGAAATGAGGAGGAAGGAGCGGCTAAGGGTCTCGTGAATGCTGCCGACATGGAAGAAGCGAGTCAAGATTTAGAAGAGAAGGCAGCTGAGAGTCCCATGGATGCTGTCAAGATGGGCGAAACATGTGGAGAGATTGATGAAGGGGCACATGATGGTGTTGTGGATGCTGGTGAGATTGACGCAGTATGTGGAAGTGAGGTTGAAGGGACAGCTGAGTGTCTAGTGAATGCTGCCAGGATGGAACGAGCCCATCAAGATTTACAGGAGAAGATAGTTGAAAGTCGCATGGATGCTGCCAAGATGGGCGAAACATGTGGAGAGATTGAGGAAGGGGCAGATGAGAGCCTCGATGATAATGCTGAGATTGACAAAGGATGTGGAAATGAGGAGGAAGGAGCGGCTAAGGGTCTCGTGAATGCTGCCGACATGGAAGAAGCGAGTCAGGATTTAGAAGAGAAGGCAGCTGAGAGTCCCATGGATGCTGTCAAGATGGGCGAAACATGTGGAGAGATTGATGAAGGGGCACATGATGGTGTTGTGGATGCTGGTGAGATTGACGCAGTATGTGGAAATGAGGTTGAAGGGACAGCTGAGTGTCCAGTGAATGCTGCCAGGATGGAACAAGCCCATCAAGATTTACAGGAGAAGATAGTTGAAAGTCgcatgggtgctgccaagatgggcgAAACATGTGGAGAGATTGAGGAAGGGGCAGATGAGAGCCTCGATGATAATGCTGAGATTGACAAAGGATGTGGAAATGAGGAGGAAGGAGCTGCTAAGGGTCTCGTGAATGCTGCCGACATGGAAGAAGCGAGTCAAGATTTAGAAGAGAAGGCAGCTGAGAGTCCCATGGATGCTGTCAAGATGGGCGAAACATGTGGAGAGATTGATGAAGGGGCACATGATGGTGTTGTGGATGCTGGTGAGATTGACGCAGTATGTGGAAATGAGGTTGAAGGGACAGCTGAGAGTCCAGTGAATGCTGCCAGGATGGAACAAGCCCATCAAGATTTACAGGAGAAGATAGTTGAAAGTCGCATGGATGCTGCCAAGATGGGCGAAACATGTGGAGAGATTGAGGAAGGGGCAGATGAGAGCCTCGATGATAATGCTGAGATTGACAAAGGATGTGGAAATGAGGAGGAAGGAGCGGCTAAGGGTCTCGTGAATGCTGCCGACATGGAAGAAGCGAGTCAGGATTTAGAAGAGAAGGCAGCTGAGAGTCCCATGGATGCTGTCAAGATGGGCGAAACATGTGGAGAGATTGATGAAGGGGCACATGATGGTGTTGTGGATGCTGGTGAGATTGACGCAGTATGTGGAAATGAGGTTGAAGGGACAGCTGAGTGTCCAGTGAATGCTGCCAGGATGGAACAAGCCCATCAAGATTTACAGGAGAAGATAGTTGAAAGTCgcatgggtgctgccaagatgggcgAAACATGTGGAGAGATTGAGGAAGGGGCAGATGAGAGCCTCGATGATAATGCTGAGATTGACAAAGGATGTGGAAATGAGGAGGAAGGAGCGGCTAAGGGTCTCGTGAATGCTGCCGACATGGAAGAAGCGAATCAAGATTTAGAAGAGAAGGCAGCTGAGAGTCCCATGGATGCTGTCAAGATGGGCGAAACATGTGGAGAGATTGATGAAGGGGCACATGATGGTGTTGTGGATGCTGGTGAGATTGACGCAGTATGTGGAAATGAGGTTGAAGGGACAGCTGAGTGTCTAGTGAATGCTGCCAGGATGGAACGAGCCCATCAAGATTTACAGGAGAAGATAGTTGAAAGTCGCATGGATGCTGCCAAGATGGGCGAAACATGTGAAGATATTGATGAAGGGGCAGATGATTGTGTAGTGGATGCTGCTGAGATTGACACAGTATGTGGAGATGAGGATGAAGGGGCAGCTGAGTGTCTCATGATTACTGCCAGGATGGAACAAGCCCATCAAGATTTACAGGAGAAGATAGTTGAGAGTCGCATGGGCGCTACCAAGATGGGCGAAACATGTGGAGAGATTGAGGAAGGGGCAGATGAGAGTCTCGAGGATGATGCTGAGATTGACAAAGTATGTGGAAATGAGGAGGAAAGTGCGGCTAAGGGTCTCGTGAATGCTGCCGACATGGAAAAAGCTCATCAAGATTTAGAGGAAGACGCAGCCGAGAGTCTGATGGATGCTTCCAAGAAGGAGGAAGTTCGTGTAGATGTTGAGGAGGGAGCAGCTAAGAGTCCTTGTAGCCAACCCTCGGGTGCCGCTTGCACCCACTGA